The following proteins are encoded in a genomic region of Planctomycetaceae bacterium:
- a CDS encoding serine/threonine protein kinase, with protein MVHDDNLDTSMPSVDRVNELLDRWQAARRDGRELSPEELCRDCPEMRGLLELKIHALQRTDTVVSDDPDSEFNAEGSSETLCVNSEITDLAFHAKGGLGAVYRATEKELNREVAVKFLHRNLVDNLECQHRFQLEAEVTGRLEHPGVVPLYGIGRADDGRLFYYMRYIDGETLDDAICRFHKARTGRKSLGTHSVEFRRLLTCYVSVCRTIAYAHNRGIVHRDIKPANVMLGRYGETIVVDWGLAVPVMRDDRFRLSGEATLMPQSGGNSGTSSGAGVGTPAYMSPEQMTGLAPTPACDVYSLGATLYRILTGEPAFVANRAERLAWLVLHGDFRKPREVCPAVSQTLEAVCLKAMALQPTARYQTALELADDVENYLADAPVTAYPERLTQKIRRWARRHKAATRSVLLAAVAILLISFFSALRMKRLAFLESEAREEASRLYVTAEEARETNLKNSAGFLAQAIGYEIDRRWRLLETEVRSEELRRMVQEINANSGNAVLRRPLQSWLNDRRVLKETAVQNSAWCVYDADGIQVARSPRADSIGRNFRHRDYFHGFGRDLDGGDERLNEVRPFQFVLDRVSGQDAVYMSCVFESTNTRTLFVSFTAPIWDKPEEADDRSPIGVFSLPVEISQFDMPPNAMLFQLDNDPFEDKPGLIIAHPQLGDRSENDLPPRVSDDVLELARVLRNERLRSRRAGSVSASRQDAFIREFADPITSQVAPAVIEPIVVPGRPEVIADTGWFVVVREL; from the coding sequence ATGGTGCATGACGACAACCTGGACACGTCGATGCCGTCGGTGGATCGCGTCAATGAATTGCTGGACCGCTGGCAGGCCGCTCGCAGAGATGGCAGGGAGTTGAGTCCGGAAGAACTCTGCCGCGACTGTCCCGAAATGCGCGGACTGCTGGAATTGAAGATTCACGCGCTGCAGAGAACGGACACGGTGGTGAGCGACGATCCGGATTCGGAATTCAACGCTGAAGGAAGCAGCGAAACTCTGTGTGTGAACAGCGAAATCACGGATCTGGCATTTCACGCAAAGGGCGGTCTGGGAGCCGTCTACCGCGCGACGGAGAAGGAACTCAACCGCGAAGTCGCCGTGAAGTTTCTCCACCGCAACCTGGTTGACAACCTGGAATGCCAGCACCGGTTTCAACTGGAAGCCGAAGTCACGGGACGGCTCGAACATCCCGGCGTCGTTCCATTGTACGGCATTGGCCGCGCGGACGACGGACGGCTGTTCTACTACATGAGGTACATCGATGGCGAAACACTCGACGACGCCATCTGTCGGTTCCACAAGGCTCGAACCGGTCGAAAGTCGCTGGGAACTCACAGCGTGGAATTCCGCAGACTGCTGACCTGCTACGTGTCCGTTTGCCGGACCATCGCGTACGCGCACAATCGCGGCATCGTGCATCGCGATATCAAACCGGCCAATGTCATGCTGGGACGCTACGGTGAAACAATCGTTGTCGATTGGGGCCTGGCGGTACCGGTCATGCGCGATGACCGATTTCGGCTCAGCGGCGAAGCGACTCTGATGCCGCAGTCCGGTGGCAATTCCGGAACATCCTCAGGCGCGGGTGTGGGGACTCCGGCCTACATGAGTCCCGAGCAGATGACCGGTCTGGCGCCGACTCCTGCCTGCGACGTCTACAGTCTTGGTGCGACGCTGTACCGCATTCTGACGGGCGAACCGGCGTTTGTCGCAAACCGAGCCGAACGGCTGGCGTGGCTTGTGCTGCACGGCGATTTTCGAAAGCCGCGGGAAGTCTGTCCCGCCGTTTCGCAGACTCTGGAAGCCGTGTGTCTGAAAGCCATGGCGCTGCAGCCGACAGCGCGATATCAGACAGCGCTTGAACTGGCTGACGATGTCGAAAACTATCTGGCCGATGCTCCGGTCACGGCGTATCCCGAACGACTGACTCAGAAAATCCGCCGCTGGGCGCGACGCCACAAGGCTGCCACGCGGTCCGTTCTTCTGGCGGCGGTGGCGATTCTGCTCATCAGTTTCTTTTCCGCCCTGCGAATGAAACGCCTTGCGTTTCTGGAATCGGAAGCTCGCGAAGAAGCAAGCCGTCTGTACGTCACGGCCGAGGAAGCGCGAGAGACCAATCTGAAGAACTCCGCCGGCTTTCTGGCACAGGCGATCGGGTACGAGATCGATCGGCGCTGGCGACTTCTGGAAACCGAAGTCCGGTCCGAGGAACTTCGTCGGATGGTCCAGGAAATCAACGCCAATTCCGGCAACGCCGTGCTCCGGCGCCCGCTGCAAAGCTGGCTGAACGATCGCCGTGTTCTGAAGGAAACCGCGGTGCAGAATTCCGCGTGGTGTGTCTACGACGCCGACGGAATTCAGGTCGCGCGGTCGCCGCGAGCGGACAGTATCGGCAGAAATTTTCGGCACCGCGACTACTTTCACGGCTTCGGTCGCGACCTGGACGGTGGCGACGAACGGCTGAACGAAGTCCGGCCGTTTCAGTTCGTGCTGGACCGCGTCAGCGGACAGGATGCCGTTTATATGTCCTGCGTGTTCGAAAGCACCAACACGCGAACTCTGTTTGTTTCGTTCACCGCACCGATCTGGGACAAGCCGGAGGAAGCTGATGATCGGTCACCGATCGGAGTGTTTTCGCTGCCGGTCGAAATCAGCCAGTTCGACATGCCGCCGAACGCGATGCTGTTTCAACTGGACAACGATCCCTTTGAAGACAAGCCCGGGCTGATTATCGCTCATCCGCAACTCGGTGATCGCAGCGAGAACGACCTTCCGCCGCGCGTGTCCGACGATGTGCTGGAACTGGCCCGCGTGCTTCGCAATGAGCGGCTGCGGTCTCGACGAGCGGGCAGCGTGTCCGCGTCCCGGCAGGACGCCTTCATTCGGGAATTCGCGGACCCAATCACATCGCAGGTGGCTCCGGCGGTCATCGAACCGATTGTCGTACCGGGTCGCCCGGAAGTCATCGCCGACACCGGCTGGTTCGTTGTCGTTCGCGAACTGTAG
- a CDS encoding sulfatase-like hydrolase/transferase — protein MRCVLTAVVLILAAFPCRQTKCAADDRPNILWISCEDISAHLGCYGDANATTPNLDRLATEGVRYTRAFTPHGVCAPCRTGIITGMYPIGLGANHMRSKATLPEHVKCFPQYLKQAGYYCTNNSKTDYNFHWKVEDVWDESSNKAHWKNRRSDDQPFFAVFNLTMTHESRIWPANWEKVVEGIPKERLHDPAKIVVPPLYPDTPDVRAAEARLLDLIMVMDETAGNYLRELDEAGLADNTIVIFWSDHGDGFPRAKRWIYDTGTLVPMIARVPEKYRVAGQGVPGSVSDQLINLIDLGPTVLNLAGVEVPDHMFGQPFLGPNLPEPRRYIYGARDRVDERFDMVRSVRDDRYRYVRNFMPWRPALQHIGYSENSVVRKEMRRLLAEGRLHPESAQFLAPQRPADELYDLQNDPFELHNLAGDPQRAELLARLQQECSRWQLDVRDAQLIPEPILDAEEQQIGSRWGILHQNGGQQRCEQLLNIALIARQPAAEDAATLRASAASDDAAVRWWAATGLGNLPAVSDEDIRTLTARLTDASGAVRVAAARGLHRAGRTEDALPTVVTALSDNSEFVRHAALVELDDMGSAAAAAKETVKSMNASGEYVKRMVDHILGQTSE, from the coding sequence ATGCGCTGCGTATTGACCGCCGTTGTTCTGATTCTGGCCGCGTTTCCCTGCCGCCAGACGAAGTGCGCGGCTGACGACCGTCCCAACATCCTGTGGATCAGTTGCGAAGACATTAGTGCGCATCTGGGCTGTTACGGAGACGCGAACGCAACCACTCCGAATCTGGACCGTCTGGCCACGGAAGGAGTCCGCTACACGCGAGCGTTCACGCCCCACGGAGTCTGCGCTCCGTGCCGGACCGGCATCATCACCGGAATGTACCCGATCGGCCTGGGAGCGAATCACATGCGGTCGAAGGCGACTCTGCCGGAACACGTCAAGTGCTTTCCACAGTACCTGAAGCAGGCGGGATACTACTGCACAAACAATTCGAAGACCGACTACAACTTCCACTGGAAGGTTGAAGACGTCTGGGACGAATCGTCGAACAAGGCTCACTGGAAAAACCGGCGCAGCGACGATCAGCCGTTCTTTGCCGTGTTCAATCTGACGATGACGCATGAAAGCCGGATCTGGCCTGCCAACTGGGAAAAGGTCGTCGAGGGGATTCCCAAAGAACGGCTGCACGATCCCGCGAAGATCGTCGTCCCTCCGCTCTATCCCGATACACCGGATGTGAGAGCCGCGGAAGCTCGATTGCTGGATCTGATCATGGTGATGGACGAAACCGCCGGAAACTACCTGCGGGAACTGGATGAAGCCGGTCTGGCGGACAACACGATTGTGATCTTCTGGTCCGACCACGGCGACGGATTTCCCCGAGCCAAACGCTGGATCTACGACACGGGTACTCTGGTGCCAATGATCGCTCGCGTCCCGGAAAAGTATCGCGTCGCCGGTCAGGGCGTTCCCGGAAGCGTCAGCGATCAACTCATCAATCTTATCGATCTGGGGCCGACCGTCCTGAATCTGGCCGGAGTCGAAGTTCCCGATCACATGTTCGGCCAGCCGTTTCTGGGACCGAATCTTCCGGAACCGCGCCGGTACATTTACGGTGCCCGCGATCGCGTGGATGAGCGGTTCGACATGGTGCGTTCCGTGCGAGACGACCGGTATCGGTACGTCAGAAACTTCATGCCGTGGCGGCCGGCTCTGCAGCACATCGGCTATTCCGAAAACAGCGTTGTCCGAAAGGAAATGCGGCGACTGCTGGCGGAAGGTCGGTTGCACCCGGAGTCTGCTCAGTTTCTGGCGCCTCAGCGTCCGGCCGACGAATTGTATGATCTGCAGAACGACCCGTTCGAACTTCACAATCTGGCGGGTGATCCGCAGCGCGCCGAACTGCTGGCTCGTCTGCAGCAGGAATGCAGTCGCTGGCAACTGGATGTTCGCGATGCTCAGCTGATTCCCGAGCCGATCCTGGATGCGGAAGAACAGCAGATCGGCAGCCGCTGGGGAATTCTGCATCAGAATGGCGGCCAGCAGCGCTGCGAACAACTGCTGAACATTGCTCTGATAGCTCGCCAACCCGCGGCTGAGGACGCGGCGACTCTGCGAGCGTCCGCGGCGTCGGATGATGCGGCTGTCCGCTGGTGGGCTGCCACGGGACTTGGAAACCTGCCAGCCGTTTCCGATGAGGACATCCGCACGCTGACGGCTCGGCTGACCGATGCATCCGGGGCCGTGCGAGTTGCCGCCGCGCGAGGTCTGCATCGCGCGGGCCGAACCGAAGACGCACTACCGACAGTGGTGACAGCACTGTCCGACAACAGCGAATTTGTCCGTCATGCCGCGCTGGTGGAACTGGACGATATGGGCTCCGCCGCGGCTGCAGCAAAGGAAACTGTGAAGTCGATGAATGCGTCAGGAGAATACGTGAAACGCATGGTCGACCATATTCTGGGACAAACGTCGGAATAG
- a CDS encoding aldose epimerase family protein: MKTTVCFLCLGFMLASAGANAEVPGAEAFGKTKDGEAVESYTLKSDQGLVAKVITRGATLVELDVPDRNGRSADVVLGFDTVAGYESDDNQYFGTTVGRVGNRIAKGRFTLDGKEYHLAINNDPNHLHGGVERSLDKVVWAAEPFENDRGQGVRFSYTSPDGEEGYPGTLHVEVSYFVPKSSNRVGIRYRATTDKATPVNLTNHSYFNLAGAGSETVLDHTLMLNADKYTPVDDTLIPTGKIESVEGTELDFRKAKRIGDDIGPLTDTGAIGFDHNFVLNENGGDRRRRLAAVLTDPGSGRVLTVRTTEPGVQFYSGNFLKGQKGKNGRTYAHRSALCLETQHYPDSVNHENFPTTILQPGQELRSSTVFEFSVAD, translated from the coding sequence ATGAAAACGACTGTTTGCTTTTTGTGCCTCGGTTTCATGCTGGCATCCGCCGGCGCAAACGCGGAAGTCCCCGGCGCGGAAGCCTTTGGAAAGACAAAAGACGGAGAAGCCGTGGAAAGCTATACACTAAAGAGTGATCAGGGTCTTGTTGCAAAAGTCATCACACGCGGCGCCACGCTGGTGGAGCTTGATGTGCCTGACCGAAACGGGCGGTCTGCCGATGTTGTCCTGGGTTTTGACACCGTTGCCGGATATGAATCTGACGACAATCAGTACTTCGGCACAACCGTCGGGCGAGTCGGAAACCGGATTGCAAAGGGCCGATTCACTCTGGACGGTAAAGAGTATCACCTGGCCATCAACAACGACCCCAACCATCTGCACGGCGGAGTCGAACGAAGTCTGGACAAAGTGGTGTGGGCCGCTGAACCGTTCGAAAACGATCGAGGCCAGGGAGTGCGATTTTCCTATACAAGTCCCGACGGCGAAGAAGGCTATCCGGGAACTCTGCACGTCGAAGTCAGCTACTTTGTTCCCAAATCCTCAAATCGTGTTGGTATCCGGTACCGAGCCACGACCGACAAGGCGACTCCCGTCAACCTGACGAATCACAGCTATTTCAACCTGGCAGGAGCCGGAAGTGAAACCGTGCTGGATCACACGCTGATGCTGAACGCCGACAAGTACACTCCGGTTGACGACACACTGATTCCGACGGGAAAGATTGAATCGGTGGAAGGTACGGAACTGGACTTTCGGAAAGCCAAACGCATCGGCGACGACATCGGCCCGCTGACAGACACCGGCGCAATTGGTTTCGACCACAATTTTGTGCTGAACGAGAATGGCGGCGATCGACGTCGCCGGCTGGCCGCCGTGCTTACGGATCCGGGTTCCGGCCGCGTGCTGACCGTGCGGACCACCGAACCGGGGGTCCAATTCTATTCGGGCAATTTCCTGAAGGGCCAGAAGGGCAAAAACGGTCGCACATACGCTCACCGCAGTGCGCTGTGCCTGGAAACTCAGCACTATCCGGATTCCGTCAACCACGAGAATTTCCCGACGACAATTCTGCAGCCGGGGCAGGAACTGCGCAGCTCGACCGTCTTCGAATTCAGCGTGGCGGATTAG
- the trmB gene encoding tRNA (guanosine(46)-N7)-methyltransferase TrmB, producing MQTAPIKPLKPWFQVIADVGDRLDWSDFFRNDNPVQLDIGCGRGLFLHTAATANPHINYLGLEIDYREGRRTATRLMKGELTNARVIGGDCRRVLTEMIEPHSVDAAHVYFPDPWWKKRHHKRRLFTPEFVDMLAGVVRPGGEVHSWSDVAEYFDIISDLMNSHLQFTALEPPAERSPGHDMDYQTSFERKKRKLGLPIYRGLWQRAAVRESNPPR from the coding sequence ATGCAGACGGCCCCCATCAAACCGCTGAAGCCGTGGTTCCAGGTAATCGCCGACGTCGGTGACCGGCTTGACTGGTCCGACTTCTTCCGCAACGACAACCCGGTTCAGCTCGACATCGGCTGCGGGCGCGGCCTGTTTCTGCACACCGCGGCGACGGCCAATCCGCACATCAATTATCTGGGACTGGAAATCGACTATCGCGAAGGCCGCCGCACGGCGACTCGCCTGATGAAGGGCGAACTCACGAATGCCCGCGTGATCGGCGGTGACTGTCGGCGAGTCCTGACGGAAATGATCGAACCGCATTCCGTCGACGCGGCGCACGTGTACTTTCCCGATCCGTGGTGGAAGAAGCGTCACCACAAACGCCGGCTGTTCACACCGGAGTTCGTCGACATGCTGGCAGGAGTTGTCCGGCCCGGCGGGGAAGTGCATTCCTGGTCCGACGTGGCGGAATACTTCGACATCATCAGCGATCTGATGAACAGCCACTTGCAGTTCACCGCGCTGGAACCGCCGGCGGAACGCAGCCCCGGCCACGATATGGACTATCAGACCAGTTTCGAACGCAAAAAAAGGAAACTGGGTCTGCCAATCTATCGCGGCCTGTGGCAGCGGGCAGCGGTCCGCGAATCTAATCCGCCACGCTGA
- a CDS encoding 3-hydroxyacyl-ACP dehydratase FabZ family protein, giving the protein MPSEPLVDMSRFDFSRPLFSIDDIREINPQRHEMEQLTAIIHVDEPKHLIVGYKQITDQEFWVRGHMPDFPLMPGVVQCESAAQLGGFYARKYDLIGGDYLGFGGMDSVRFRKPIFPGSRLDLVAQVTRVRARRLAQFQFQGFVDGQLMFEGEMLGVTVNRAVVEGDEGS; this is encoded by the coding sequence ATGCCATCTGAACCACTGGTCGACATGAGCCGGTTTGATTTTTCCAGGCCGCTGTTTTCCATCGACGATATTCGGGAGATCAATCCGCAGCGTCACGAGATGGAGCAACTGACCGCGATAATTCATGTCGACGAACCGAAACACCTGATTGTCGGCTACAAGCAGATCACCGATCAGGAATTCTGGGTCCGCGGCCACATGCCGGACTTTCCTCTGATGCCCGGCGTCGTCCAGTGTGAAAGCGCGGCGCAGCTGGGGGGATTTTACGCCAGAAAGTACGACCTGATCGGCGGCGACTATTTGGGGTTCGGCGGCATGGATTCCGTTCGCTTTCGGAAGCCCATCTTTCCAGGCTCAAGGCTGGATCTGGTGGCGCAGGTGACTCGTGTGCGAGCTCGCAGGCTGGCGCAGTTTCAGTTCCAGGGATTCGTCGACGGACAACTGATGTTTGAAGGCGAAATGCTGGGCGTCACCGTGAACCGCGCCGTGGTGGAAGGCGACGAGGGCAGCTGA
- a CDS encoding HAD family hydrolase, producing the protein MPLSLAEYADSLDERDLIWPSVPAPTPVRAVPKLKPLPGIRAVLWDVYGTILRTSDGGFSLFPNDEVRLQIALDKTIHEFHMWHSMYRKPGPPWKSMINQYRDYAQRLSMMAPERRGDFTDVDLVDVWEGIVDRLYDKDYSYDAGIYGDVRQLCQKIAYFFHCNLQALEARCGAVQVMTDLAALEIQQGLLADGQSFTMVQLLRALGAQGTLPPLPTVFCPETILFSHQLGVKKPSKSLFSTACEELRSIGIAPEETLHVSCRLTTDLVPAKAAGMKTALLAAEKNGLEAPVEMLKDSATRPDRLVTDLTQISDIVGGR; encoded by the coding sequence ATGCCACTGTCGCTTGCTGAGTACGCTGATTCACTGGACGAACGGGATTTGATCTGGCCCTCGGTGCCGGCTCCCACACCTGTCAGGGCAGTGCCGAAGCTGAAGCCGCTGCCGGGAATTCGTGCCGTGCTGTGGGATGTCTATGGAACGATCCTGCGGACTTCCGACGGCGGGTTCTCGCTGTTTCCGAATGACGAAGTGCGGCTGCAGATTGCTCTGGACAAGACGATTCACGAATTTCACATGTGGCACAGCATGTACCGCAAGCCGGGGCCGCCGTGGAAATCGATGATCAATCAGTACCGCGATTACGCTCAGCGGCTGTCGATGATGGCGCCCGAACGCCGCGGCGACTTCACCGACGTCGACCTGGTGGATGTCTGGGAAGGCATCGTCGATCGGCTGTATGACAAGGATTACAGCTACGACGCCGGAATCTATGGAGACGTCCGTCAGTTGTGCCAGAAGATCGCGTACTTCTTTCACTGCAATCTGCAGGCGCTGGAGGCTCGCTGCGGAGCGGTGCAGGTAATGACGGACCTGGCCGCATTGGAGATTCAGCAGGGATTGCTGGCGGACGGTCAGTCGTTCACGATGGTGCAGTTGTTGCGGGCTTTGGGAGCTCAGGGTACACTCCCGCCGCTGCCGACCGTTTTTTGTCCCGAGACGATCCTGTTTTCCCATCAGTTGGGTGTCAAAAAGCCGTCGAAGTCGCTGTTTTCCACAGCATGCGAGGAACTTCGCAGCATCGGCATTGCTCCCGAAGAAACGCTGCACGTCAGTTGCCGGCTGACCACGGACCTGGTTCCCGCAAAGGCTGCGGGAATGAAAACGGCGCTGCTGGCCGCGGAAAAAAACGGGCTTGAAGCTCCTGTCGAAATGCTCAAGGATTCCGCAACTCGCCCCGATCGCCTGGTGACGGATCTGACCCAGATCTCAGACATCGTCGGAGGCCGCTGA
- a CDS encoding PQQ-binding-like beta-propeller repeat protein, whose protein sequence is MTHGFRIAVAAAVVCCLGSAGCGPDAVPVQELSTSADAIAPASPIVVSPDDWPWWRGPTFNNVASDQSVPTTWNESQNVVWKTPIPGRGHGSPTVVGDRIFLCTADESQQRQLVLGLDRGTGEQLWETVVHSGGLPGRREMHPKSTHANCTAACDGSRVFVAFLNNEEITATALSTEGDIQWQTKLGHFGSKFGYAPSPCLFESLVIIAADNRGGGFLAAVHRESGEIVWRKARNNVDTYSSAIVTVVAGKPQLLISGDNKVASYDPWTGKELWDCPGTAEATCGTVVWKDNLVYGSGGYPEQQTLCVDAASGQPVWEDGVKCYEQSMLVAGDYLYAVTDDGIAMCWNADTGDRQWRHRLSGPISASPVLVGDLIFATNESGTTWVFRAAPERFEQVAKNQLGTESFASLSICGERIYARVASDAGGARQEFLYCIGDQE, encoded by the coding sequence ATGACACACGGTTTCCGAATCGCCGTCGCGGCGGCTGTCGTCTGCTGTCTTGGCTCCGCGGGCTGCGGTCCCGATGCGGTCCCCGTTCAGGAGCTGTCGACGTCAGCCGATGCAATTGCCCCGGCGTCCCCGATCGTGGTTTCGCCCGACGACTGGCCGTGGTGGCGAGGTCCGACATTCAACAATGTCGCTTCGGATCAGTCCGTGCCGACAACCTGGAACGAATCGCAGAACGTCGTCTGGAAGACTCCAATTCCCGGCAGGGGACATGGTTCACCCACTGTTGTCGGAGACCGGATTTTTCTGTGTACGGCCGACGAGAGTCAGCAGCGGCAGCTCGTGCTGGGGCTGGATCGCGGCACCGGAGAACAGCTCTGGGAAACTGTGGTCCATTCCGGAGGACTTCCCGGTCGGCGTGAAATGCATCCCAAAAGTACTCACGCGAATTGCACCGCCGCCTGCGACGGCTCGCGCGTGTTTGTCGCATTCCTGAACAACGAGGAAATCACTGCCACCGCGCTGTCGACGGAAGGAGATATTCAGTGGCAGACGAAGCTGGGACACTTCGGTTCGAAATTCGGATACGCTCCGTCGCCGTGTCTGTTTGAATCGCTTGTCATCATCGCCGCTGATAATCGAGGCGGCGGCTTTCTGGCGGCTGTCCATCGTGAATCGGGCGAGATCGTCTGGCGCAAGGCTCGCAATAATGTCGACACGTATTCGTCCGCGATCGTGACAGTCGTCGCCGGGAAGCCGCAACTGCTGATTAGCGGCGATAACAAAGTCGCCAGCTACGATCCGTGGACCGGAAAGGAATTGTGGGACTGTCCGGGCACGGCCGAAGCCACGTGTGGAACCGTCGTCTGGAAGGACAATCTGGTCTACGGCAGCGGGGGCTATCCGGAACAACAAACGCTGTGCGTCGACGCCGCGAGTGGTCAGCCGGTATGGGAAGACGGCGTGAAGTGCTACGAACAGTCCATGCTGGTCGCCGGTGACTATTTGTATGCCGTCACCGATGACGGTATCGCGATGTGCTGGAACGCCGATACGGGCGATCGCCAGTGGCGACACCGGCTTTCCGGGCCCATCAGCGCTTCGCCGGTGCTCGTGGGAGACCTCATCTTCGCCACGAACGAATCCGGAACAACCTGGGTTTTTCGTGCCGCACCAGAGAGATTCGAACAGGTTGCGAAAAACCAGCTTGGCACAGAAAGCTTCGCGTCGCTGTCAATCTGCGGCGAGCGAATCTACGCGCGAGTCGCCTCCGACGCGGGCGGTGCCAGGCAGGAGTTTCTGTACTGCATTGGTGACCAGGAATGA